From Deinococcus taeanensis, one genomic window encodes:
- a CDS encoding MerR family transcriptional regulator, producing MHYAELQLLVPDHVTASGRALYGPYALRLLRDLIDLRALGLTLEEARDAVTLRRATHDINGVYRRDWSRADIPVSDERLQTLQVKLRTIHDAYERQADNLARFDRWLTKRFTGGALPAPNSDPDG from the coding sequence ATGCACTACGCCGAACTGCAGCTGCTGGTTCCCGACCACGTCACCGCCTCCGGCCGCGCGCTGTACGGCCCGTACGCGCTGCGCCTCCTGCGGGACCTGATCGACCTGCGCGCCCTGGGCCTCACGCTCGAAGAGGCGCGGGACGCGGTGACGCTGCGCCGCGCCACGCACGACATCAACGGCGTGTACCGCCGCGACTGGAGCCGGGCGGACATTCCCGTCAGCGACGAGCGCCTGCAGACCCTGCAGGTGAAACTGCGCACCATTCACGACGCCTATGAACGGCAGGCGGACAACCTTGCCCGCTTCGACCGGTGGCTCACCAAACGGTTCACGGGCGGCGCCCTGCCTGCACCGAACAGCGATCCGGACGGCTGA
- a CDS encoding NADPH:quinone oxidoreductase family protein, whose amino-acid sequence MRALTCTRFDQPETLSVTEHPTPTPGPGEILLRVHAASVNYPDALMVMGQYQVRPPLPFTPGAEAAGIIEAVGKGVTHLTVGQRAAAFTGTGAFATHLIAPAAATLPLPDTLEFGVAATLPLAYGTVMHALIDRGQLRAGETLLVLGAAGGVGLAAVMIGKALGARVIAAASTDEKLALARAHGADETINYATTDLKDALKTLAGKAGVDVILDPVGDRWAESAFRAIAWGGRYLVVGFAGGEIPKLPLNLPLLKGASVVGVFWGEYARRDPRGNARHLQQLATWVTEGTITPLISARYPLEDAPRALRDLLERRVTGKVILTP is encoded by the coding sequence ATGCGCGCCCTGACCTGCACCCGCTTCGATCAGCCCGAAACCCTGAGCGTCACCGAGCACCCCACGCCCACCCCCGGCCCCGGCGAGATTCTGCTGCGCGTGCACGCCGCCAGCGTGAACTACCCTGACGCGCTGATGGTCATGGGCCAGTACCAGGTGCGCCCCCCCCTGCCGTTCACCCCGGGTGCCGAGGCCGCCGGCATCATCGAGGCCGTCGGCAAGGGCGTCACGCACCTGACCGTGGGGCAGCGCGCCGCCGCGTTCACCGGCACCGGCGCCTTCGCCACGCACCTGATTGCCCCGGCCGCCGCCACGCTGCCTCTGCCCGACACGCTGGAGTTCGGCGTGGCGGCCACGCTCCCGCTCGCGTACGGCACCGTCATGCACGCCCTGATCGACCGCGGCCAGCTCAGAGCCGGGGAGACCCTGCTTGTCCTCGGCGCAGCCGGCGGCGTGGGCCTCGCGGCCGTCATGATCGGCAAGGCGCTCGGCGCGCGCGTGATCGCCGCGGCCAGCACCGACGAGAAACTCGCCCTCGCCCGCGCGCACGGCGCCGATGAGACCATCAACTACGCCACCACCGACCTGAAGGACGCCCTGAAGACCCTCGCCGGCAAGGCGGGCGTGGACGTCATTCTTGATCCTGTCGGGGACCGCTGGGCGGAAAGTGCCTTCCGCGCCATCGCCTGGGGCGGCCGGTACCTTGTGGTGGGATTTGCAGGGGGCGAAATCCCGAAGCTGCCGTTGAACCTCCCGCTGCTCAAGGGCGCGTCGGTGGTGGGCGTTTTCTGGGGCGAGTACGCCCGGCGCGACCCGCGCGGCAACGCCCGGCACCTTCAGCAGCTTGCCACCTGGGTGACGGAGGGCACCATCACGCCGCTCATCAGCGCCCGCTACCCGCTCGAGGACGCCCCACGCGCCCTGCGGGACCTGCTGGAGCGCCGCGTGACCGGGAAGGTGATTCTCACCCCGTGA